One part of the Glycine soja cultivar W05 chromosome 11, ASM419377v2, whole genome shotgun sequence genome encodes these proteins:
- the LOC114373289 gene encoding uncharacterized protein LOC114373289 — protein sequence MQSPNPNDDDDDLFTLSLSWNPTRASNLPTLIMQPQPQNPFINPRLAPYTASNHNNMNAAVDHVQANAHVPSSLSRSRRRDGRSETIPPPFPWATNRRATVQTRKYLLENKILKIRGDMECRMCKRKYVMILDLESKFSELWSFIQKEKESMHDRAPNVWLKPVLPRCYHCGQKNSVQPSLAETKKKAINWLFLLLGQMLGCCTLNHLKYFLKHTNRHRTGAKDRNLYSTYMGLCQQLVPECFSS from the coding sequence ATGCAGAGCCCCAACcccaatgatgatgatgatgatttgttcactctctctctctcttggaaTCCAACTAGAGCATCAAACCTTCCTACCCTAATCATGCAACCGCAACCGCAAAATCCATTCATTAACCCTAGGTTGGCACCCTACACTGCTTCTAACCACAACAACATGAATGCTGCTGTTGATCACGTGCAAGCAAATGCTCATGTACCCTCTTCTTTGTCGCGTTCTCGCCGCCGCGATGGAAGGAGCGAAACCATCCCTCCGCCCTTCCCCTGGGCCACGAACCGCCGCGCCACGGTCCAGACCCGAAAGTACCTCTTGGAGAACAAGATTCTGAAAATCAGGGGGGACATGGAGTGCAGGATGTGCAAGAGAAAGTACGTGATGATTCTTGATCTGGAGAGCAAGTTTTCGGAATTGTGGAGCTTCATTCAGAAGGAAAAGGAGAGCATGCATGATAGGGCACCCAACGTTTGGCTGAAACCTGTGCTTCCAAGATGCTATCACTGCGGACAAAAAAACAGCGTCCAACCCTCCCTTGCAGAGACTAAGAAAAAGGCCATTAATTGGTTGTTCTTGCTGCTAGGTCAAATGCTCGGTTGCTGCACTCTCAATCATCTCAAATATTTCCTCAAGCACACCAACCGTCATCGAACTGGAGCCAAGGATCGAAATCTTTATTCTACCTACATGGGCCTCTGCCAGCAGCTAGTTCCTGAGTGCTTCAGTTCTTGA